One Mycolicibacterium sp. TUM20985 genomic window, TTGGCGGGGGACTTCTTGACCGGTGGCGGAGGTTCGGCACCCGCGCCCGGCGACTGATCGTGGGGCGGGTCGCCCGGGCGATCCTGCTCGTCGGCCATGGTGGCTGCTCCTTTGCAATCGGCAGTGGTGCCCATCATGCCAGTCGGCGGTTCTCGTCAACCCGTGACCGCCAGCGCGGCCGCCAGGGTCAGTGCGATCGCCATGATGGCCAGCTCGATCTGCGACCGTACCCGTGACGTGCCCACGGTGGCACGGTGCGACCGTGCGGCCGGCAGCCAGCCCGACCGCTGACGTGCGCCCCACCCGACGAGCACCATCGTCACGAGCACCTTCGCCGTCAGAACGCGTCCGTACCCGGTGGCGTACAGGGCGGCCGGGTCGTCCAGCGTCGCGACCGCGCCGGCCACGCCGAACGTCACCAGCAGCACGACGCAGATCAACGACAGCTGGGAGAACCGCGGCAGCACCCTGGCCCACTGCCCGCGGTGGGTCACCGTCAGGACCAACGCCGCGAGCGAACCGCACCACAGTGCGGCGGCCAGCGCGTGCACCGCCACGGCCACGCCACCCCACGGGTTCTCGGACAGGTGCCCGACGAGGGTGCGGCCGGCCACGCCGATGGCCGCCGCCCCCACGGCGACGACCCCGCTCGTCGACGTCGGGCCGCCGGCCCGCGGTGCGGTCAGCGTCAGGACGCCGACCGCGACGGCCGCCACCAGGCACACCAGCCCCGCCCGGCCCACCGTGGTGTCGAGGGCGAACGTGACCGTGGTCCGCACACCCACCCGTCCGAACGACGCCCCCGCCGCCTCGGCCGCCCCGACGAACAGGCGCACCAGCTCGGCGACCGCCCAGACCGCCGCGGCCAGGATCAACGGACGGGTCGCACGTTCGGCGAGCTCGCCGCGGTAGCGCTGGGCGTCGAAGGCGGGCACCACGACGAGACCGAGCACCACGACCGCCACCCCGTCGGCGATCGCTCGTACGAGGGACGACACGGCCGCGTTCAGCGGGTACGCCAGACCCCATGCGGCCGCCACGGCGCCCCCGACGCACAGGGCGCCGAGGATCGTCCTGCGCAATCGGTTCACCGTCGCCGCCGGACCGCCACCCACGCGCCCACGCCGACGATGACCGCGGCCAGCGCGACGAAAGGCCACACCGGCAGGCCGTCCGCGTGATCCGCGGACTGCCCAACCTTCTTTCCGGGCGTGCCGGTTCCGGCCACGGTCAACGTGAACGACCACGCCCCGCTGACCACGTGGCCGTCCGCGGAGGTCACCCGGTAGTTGACCGTGTAGGTGCCGGCGGGGCCCAGCGGCATCAACCCGACGCTCGCTGCCGCGCCCGTGACCTCGACGGGACCGTCCGACCACAGATTGCCGTCGGGACCGACGACGGTCATCGCCGCGAAGTCGGTCTGCAATTGCTCGTTGAACGTCGCGGTGGCCCGCGCCGGCCCCGCACCGACCGACGCGTCCGATGCGGGGTCGGCGGAGACGCGGATGGCGTGTGCCGACGCGACGCCGGCGCCCGTCATCGCCAGGAACACGAGCCCGGTGCTGACCAGCGCCACGATGGCCCACCTGCGGGTCATGTCCGGCGACGCCCTGCGATGGCGGCGACGACCGCGACCGCGGCGAGAACCAGCGCACCGCCGGCCAGCCACCGCGCCGTGTCGTCCGGCCGTGCCGGGGCGGGCGCCGCGGTGACCGGTTCCGTGGCTGCGGCGGCGGGTGACGGCTCGTGCGGTTCGGACTCGGCGCCGCCGAGTGTGAGCGCCGGGGCGGGGTATTCGGGTTCGTCACCGTTCGCGAGGGGTGGCTGATCCCACCGCACGACGGTCCCATCCGAGTACGTCTGCGTGGCCGGAAAGGTCACCGACGGTTCATTGGGCAGCGTCACCGACACGTGGAACAACGCGAACTGGTCCGACGCGATGCCGAGCAAGGGGGCGGCGGTCCAGGTGACCGATCGGACCGTGCCCGCTGCGGCATCGCGGTCGAGCCGCGCGGTCCAACCTGGCATGACCTCGGTGCGGGCCGAGGTGACGTTGGGCAGGGTGATGCTGAATTGCGTTGTCAGAGCGCCTGTTTCGGATTCACCCGGCACCCGGAAGGTCAGCACGGAGGTGCTGCCCGAGGCGGCGTCGTCGGCGTCGACATGGACGTGCGCCCACGCCGGGCCCGAGCCCGACAGAAGCGCGATGGACATGGCGGCCGCAGTGGTCGCCGTGGTGATGAGGGCGCGCGAGTACGCCCATCGGATCGTTCTCATATGAGGTTGTTGCCTTCTGTGTCGTCTGGTCGTCTGGTCAGCGGGCGAGGCTGACCGGAGGACCGCGATGCGACAACGACGCCGAGAGGAGGCGCACGGACTGACGGGGCTGATCGGCGCTGGCGACGATGATCGCCGTCCGCACGCCGACGGGTCGGCGGGCCGCGCGCAACGTCCGGATCAGCACACGCGAAAGGGCGGCGCACAGACGCTCGCCCATGGTGATGAGGACGGCGCCGAATGCGATCGCCACGAGGTGGGCGGCCATCATCGGGCCCAGCGGAGCCTGAATGGCGGACGGGTGGGAATGCCCGGCCGCACCGAGGAGGACGTGGTCCAGGACCTGCCCGACGGCGAGCACGGCGACGAGCAGCTTGACGTCCGTGGTGTCGCCGAGCGTGGTGACCAGCGCCCCGAGGGTGAGCGATACCAGCGCGAGCATGGCCGCCGCGGATCCCGACGGCAGACCCCCGCCGCCCACGCCGTGGGCCGCCACGGCCAACGCTCCCGTCAGCGCCCCGGCGGCGATGCCGCGCAGGCGGGCGGCGGGAGCCAGCGGGCCCCGGCGAACGACGTCGATCAGACCACTCCCAAACGCGCCAGCAGATCACCGTCGATGCCGTCGATTTGATCGCTGATGGCGCCGTGCGCTGCCCGGCGCCGAGCGGTGGGCATGTTCTCGGCGGCCGTCACAGCCGCGGAGAGGTCGCGCAAACGGTCGGTCACGGCGGCGACGAACTGCTTGGTCTCGGCGTCCTTCGGCTTCTTCGCCGCCACCTGGGCCAGGGTCTGCTCCGCGCCGGCGATCCGGGCGGACAACGCTCCGCCCGCTCCCGAGAACTGGCCGAGCTGGCCGAGCGGGACGCCCAGGCGATCGGCCCGGCGTTCGTCGACGAAACCGCGGGCGGTGATGGCGGCGCGATAGACGATGGGCACCACGATGGGCGCCAACATCCGCGAGATGGTCAGCGTTCGGCGAATCCGCGACGCCGACAATAGCTTCCCCTCGCGGGCGGCCCGCAGCTGAGTCTCGGCGACCTTCAAGGCGGCCCGGTCGCTGTCCTTCTGCGCCCGCAGGTTCGCCTTGACCGTCTTGGCTTGACGCTTGGCGTCGGCCTTGATGCGGCGGGCCTCATTCTTAGCGGAGAGGCGCGCCTCCAGTTTCGCCTTCGCCTTGAGTGCCTTGGCCTCCGCACGACGAGTCGCTCGGCTCTTCCGCCGTCTGAACAAGCCCATCCCGGCTGCCTCCCGGTCATCTCTTCGTGATCTGGCGATCGTGCCTGCGCTGGTGCCGCCAACACTAATGCCGGGCGGGTGACGGGCCCGTTCCACCCCGGTCGAAGCGGGCGCGGTGCGGGCCTGGCGGTACGGCGCGGTTCGTCGAATGATGGGTTATTCGGCCGTCTGGTGAAAGGACGGGGATAGTGGAGTCATCGATAGGGGGTTTGCATGCCAGCCAGTCGTCGCGTCACGCGCGCCGTCAACGAGGTCCTCGATCTCGCACCTCGACGCGGTGAGGTATCGCTCGCGCGTCTCGTCCAATCCGTTGCGGAGAACCGCGGGAGACCGATCGAACTGAAGATGGCCGAGCTGCCGTCGGGAGTGTGCGGTCAGTGGCGGCAGTACGCCGACCGTGACGTGTTCCTGATCCAGCAGGGGCTTCCCGCCGGGGACCGCACCCTGGCCCACGAGCTTGGGCACCTGGTGCTCGGGCACGAGGGCATCTCTGTGGTCGAGGCCGCGAGGGATCTGACCGAGTTCGCCAGCTCCGACCTGATTGGATACATGCTGAACCAACGGACCGGGTGCATGGGTCCTAGCGGCGAAGACCTCGAGCAGGAAGCCGAGGACTTCGCCGCCCTCCTCATCTATCGGCTGGGCCGGCTGCCGTCCGACCGAGCGTCGATCGTGCAGGTGCGCCTCGGAGAGGCGTTTGGTTGATCATTTGGGTGATCGCCGGTCTCCTGGGACTGGCAACTGGCCTGCGGATCGGCTGGGCACTCGTCAACAAGCAGTCGCTCGTCAGCGCGGCGATGATCGTCGCGCTGGGCAGTCTGGGCCTCGTCGCCGCACTGAACTGGCAGCCCCTGACGCTGCTGATCGACACGCTGGTCCGATGGCCGAACGTGTCCACGGTGTTGAGTCAGGTGGCGTTGATCTGTTGTGCCGCAGGCAGTTGCGTGATGATCACGTCTGCGGCGTCGGAGCGCACGCCCACGACGATCCGTCGCATCGCCGTGATCCAGTACGCGGTGGCGGCCGTCATCGCAGGGCTGACCCTGGTCGCGTTCTTCACCTCGCCGCAGCAGCCCGAAATGGCGCCGCAGGAGTATCTGCGGCAGAACCTCGGGACCGGCGCTATGACACTGTCGTGGCTCCTGCCGCTGCTGTACGTCATGCTCGCGCTGACGCTGGTGGCGTGGGCGGGCGTGCGCCACTCGAATCGCACCCGTCGAGGCCGGGCCCTCTTCGTGTTCTCGGCCGGCGTGGTGCTGATCGTGCTGGCCACCGCATTCTTCTTGTTGCGAGCCGTGGGGAGTACCGACTTCATCGGAGTCGGGGCGGCAGCGACGCTGCTGGGCTGCGCGATGCTGGTCGTCGCCAGCGGATCGCTGCTGCCCAGCGTGGAGGACTGGTTCGGGGCGCGACGTGAGCTGCGGGTGATCCAGCCGCTGTGGGAGGAGTTGAGTCGCAGACATCCCAACGTGGGCATCGGGGTGCGCCCACGCGGGCCGCTGCTGTTTCGCGTGGCCGAGCAGATGTCGATGATCTCCGACGCGCTGTACCTGGAGGCCACCGAGGCGCTCGGGGGCGACGGTCCGGACGCCACGGACGGAGACGCCGACGAACCACCCGCTGTGACGCCGGAGGAACAGTCGCTCCGCATTGCGGAGTGGATTCATGCCGGGACGGACGCTGACTCAGCCGACGTCGAGTTCCCCGGTCCGCATTGGCTACGCCAGCCGCCGTCGTATTCGGATCGTGAGTGGATCCTCGCCATCGCCGATCAGTACCGGACGCTGGAGAACCGCGTCAGCATTGCGGCGTCTTGACCGCCGCCTTTCCGGCGTTCGCGGCGGTGGCACCTCGGCCACCGCTGCGGCCGAGGTGGCTAATCGTCGAGATGCTCTTGGCGACGCAACTCGTCGACCTTCTGCACGATGTCCTGCTGCGCCTCGGGGGACAGCCCGACGGTGCGCGCCGCAATACGGCGGATCCCCTCGTCGCGCATGCTGGCCAGCCAGGTCAGCTCCTTGTCGAGCTTCTCGTAGTACTCGTCATCGGTGAAGTACGCCGGCTTGATCCGGAAGAAGTTGGCAAGTGCGGCCATCGTTGCCACTGACGGGTTGGTGCGATTGCCCGAACGGAGTTGAGACAGGTACGGCGCCGACATCGTGATGCCTTCGGACTTCAGCGCAGCAATCACTTCAGCAGATGTGTGGGGGCCGCGTCCTGGCGGGTAGACAGTGTCGAACAGGCGATTCAGCCTGGCGGAAAAAGTCATGCTCATCGGTCTGTCCCTCACTTAGCAATGCGTGTGATCGTCCCTGGCGGCGTATTTGCTAGTCATCGTAGCGAGTGTTCTGCTGACAGCCAAGTGCAAACCGCCGAAAAGTCTGATTTAGACCACGGTACTCGTCGTCACCCCGCCGTCTAGCAGCGGTTATCGTCTGCGGGAACGTCGCCCAACTGCGGTGCGGCTAAGCAAATAATGACGCTTGAGTTGTTTTGCCGAGGCCCCAGCGCGCTCTCGCCTCCCTCGCGGCGCCATCGCTTGTGGTGCCCGGCAATCTGCTGACGACGCGGGCACGACGACATCGGCAATTTGCTCCACCGTGCAAACGTCCGAACGGTGGGTGGCTGCCGCGGCGGCTTTCGCGCACGTCAATGAATGGACGCGCCCAGCGGTGTTTGCCGTGTCGGCCACTTGGCTGACAGTAGCCAATGATCAGGTCGCGGGATTTAGACGACGAAACGAGCATCGACGGAGCACGAGGGTGGCCCGCTGGGGCCCGTCACGGCCGGTAGAGGCGTGGTGGAGGGTCAGGCCGCTAGCAGCATGGCCAGGACGGCGGTGTCGGGATGAGTGATCGGGTCGACGCCCACCCGGCTGACCATCGAGGTGATCGTTCCGTCGGACTCCGCTTCCACCCATGCCGCGCGATGGTCGAGCCCGAGGTGCGGCAGGCCGGGGAGGAGGACGCACCCCGACGCTGCGCCCGCGCACTCCGGCAGGGATGGCATGGTCTCCGACGGCGGATGCAACATCAACAGGGCTGGCGGCTGGCGACGGGCGAAGTAACCCGGCGGAATCGCGGACTCGCCGACCACGGTGCCCTCGGCGATTACGAGCCCGACCGTACCTGGCGCGGGTTCGTCGGGGAGTTCTTCACGCACGCCGAAGATGGTGGACGTCGAGAGCAGCCCAGGAAGGGATGCCACCCGCACGGCGACCATCAACAGTTGGGCCCATTCCTTCGTCGAGTCGGGCCAACGGCCCGAGACCACGAAACCCTTGAGTGATCCACCGGAGTGGAAGGGTGCGACTTCGATGGCACCGTGGGATCCGTTGTCCATCCTCGCCTCCGATCGGTGCGCATAGCGGCCGCCCGACACGGCTGTGGGTCGATCTCGACAGGATGCGGTAGGTACGCGTTAGCACGCAATAGGACACGACTGCCAGTAATGCAATTGACACATGGGTGAACTTCAGGTTGCGGCGTTCCCTCCGCGTGGGCACCGTGAACACCACTCGGAACGAGCCGGCGACGGGTACCCAGCCGAAACGTCGGGAGTCCACGACGCCCGGAGCGTGGGAGTTGTCGGAACGGGCTTCGAACGTGGCCTCCTCACCGGCGCCGCGTACATCGCCGACGCGCTTGACCAGCCATCGGGTGGGAAGTGTCGGGTCGGCGAAAACCCGTAGCTGGCCGCGCCGGGCCCGGCCGGAACGCAGCGCGAGCAGCCCGTCGCCGGGCCGAAGCGTCGGGCACATCGAATCCTCGACGACCACGAATCGCCGCAATGGCGAGCGTCGGGAAGCATGGTTGCCTGCCATGGCTTGAGGGTAGGTTAGGTCCATGTTCAGCCGACTCTTCGCCAATGCAACTCCCGCCCACGCCCACTGCGATCTGTACTGCGGTGTCTACGATCCGGCCCAGGCCAAGATCGAGGCTCTGTCGTGCCTGAAGTCCATCCAGAAGTATCACGACTCCGACGACGAGCTGTTCAAGACGCGGGCGATCTTCATCAAGGAGGAACGCGCCGAACTGGTCAAGCACCATCTGACGGTGCTGTGGGCCGACTTCTTCACCAAGGAACACTTCGAGCAGTTCCCGAACCTGCACCAGCTCTTCTGGGACGGTGTGCACGGCGCCGGTGACGTCAAGAAGACCCTCGACGCGGCCGCTGCCGAGAAGCTGCTCAAGACGATCGACGAGATCTCGGACATCTTCTGGCAGACCGAGAAGGCCAAGGGCATGGGCGTCTACCCGCCCGCTTGACCTCCCCCATCACGACGAAGGCCGGCTCCGCGCATCTGCGCTGGGCCGGCCTTCGTCGTGGAGGCGGAAGGACTTTGGTCAGGTGAGCACGATCAAGGCGAGGACGCCGAGGAGGACGAGCGCAATCAATCCCGCGCGCAGGCACGCCATCATCTGGCTGTGCGTGTAGACGTGGGAGGAGGTGTTCCATTCCGTCGGCGGTACGGCCCCTGGGCCCATCGGATGAGATGCCATCAACAGCTCCTGACCTGCGAGTTCAAACCTAGTCCCCCGTGAGATGTGTCACAACTAATCGTGGTGACCGCGATCATAGCGCCTTCGCCCAGCAACGGAAAAATCCGTGCCGCGGCAGGGGTCGCCGCGTCGGCGTGGCGGGCCTGGCTCACCGAAATGGTTAGCCCTACGACCCTTTTCGCTCACTGCCCCACTTACCTGTTGATCGATGGCCCCGGCGGGCCGGGAGTTATCCACAGGCAGTGGCAGCCTATTCACAGTTTTGGCCCTTCAGGGGCCTAGGCCCAGCTCCGGCCCTGTGGATGAACTCGTGGAAACTGTGCATAGGTGGGCGATTGCTGGGGCCGCCATGCCAGCATGGAGGGCGGGTCCCGTCCGCGGGGCACGGATGTAGGGCCGATTGGCAAGCGACGAGGACG contains:
- a CDS encoding CopD family protein, which encodes MGGGPAATVNRLRRTILGALCVGGAVAAAWGLAYPLNAAVSSLVRAIADGVAVVVLGLVVVPAFDAQRYRGELAERATRPLILAAAVWAVAELVRLFVGAAEAAGASFGRVGVRTTVTFALDTTVGRAGLVCLVAAVAVGVLTLTAPRAGGPTSTSGVVAVGAAAIGVAGRTLVGHLSENPWGGVAVAVHALAAALWCGSLAALVLTVTHRGQWARVLPRFSQLSLICVVLLVTFGVAGAVATLDDPAALYATGYGRVLTAKVLVTMVLVGWGARQRSGWLPAARSHRATVGTSRVRSQIELAIMAIALTLAAALAVTG
- a CDS encoding copper resistance CopC family protein; translated protein: MTRRWAIVALVSTGLVFLAMTGAGVASAHAIRVSADPASDASVGAGPARATATFNEQLQTDFAAMTVVGPDGNLWSDGPVEVTGAAASVGLMPLGPAGTYTVNYRVTSADGHVVSGAWSFTLTVAGTGTPGKKVGQSADHADGLPVWPFVALAAVIVGVGAWVAVRRRR
- a CDS encoding YcnI family copper-binding membrane protein — translated: MRTIRWAYSRALITTATTAAAMSIALLSGSGPAWAHVHVDADDAASGSTSVLTFRVPGESETGALTTQFSITLPNVTSARTEVMPGWTARLDRDAAAGTVRSVTWTAAPLLGIASDQFALFHVSVTLPNEPSVTFPATQTYSDGTVVRWDQPPLANGDEPEYPAPALTLGGAESEPHEPSPAAAATEPVTAAPAPARPDDTARWLAGGALVLAAVAVVAAIAGRRRT
- a CDS encoding DUF6474 family protein, which translates into the protein MGLFRRRKSRATRRAEAKALKAKAKLEARLSAKNEARRIKADAKRQAKTVKANLRAQKDSDRAALKVAETQLRAAREGKLLSASRIRRTLTISRMLAPIVVPIVYRAAITARGFVDERRADRLGVPLGQLGQFSGAGGALSARIAGAEQTLAQVAAKKPKDAETKQFVAAVTDRLRDLSAAVTAAENMPTARRRAAHGAISDQIDGIDGDLLARLGVV
- a CDS encoding ImmA/IrrE family metallo-endopeptidase, producing MPASRRVTRAVNEVLDLAPRRGEVSLARLVQSVAENRGRPIELKMAELPSGVCGQWRQYADRDVFLIQQGLPAGDRTLAHELGHLVLGHEGISVVEAARDLTEFASSDLIGYMLNQRTGCMGPSGEDLEQEAEDFAALLIYRLGRLPSDRASIVQVRLGEAFG
- a CDS encoding DUF6545 domain-containing protein, which produces MIIWVIAGLLGLATGLRIGWALVNKQSLVSAAMIVALGSLGLVAALNWQPLTLLIDTLVRWPNVSTVLSQVALICCAAGSCVMITSAASERTPTTIRRIAVIQYAVAAVIAGLTLVAFFTSPQQPEMAPQEYLRQNLGTGAMTLSWLLPLLYVMLALTLVAWAGVRHSNRTRRGRALFVFSAGVVLIVLATAFFLLRAVGSTDFIGVGAAATLLGCAMLVVASGSLLPSVEDWFGARRELRVIQPLWEELSRRHPNVGIGVRPRGPLLFRVAEQMSMISDALYLEATEALGGDGPDATDGDADEPPAVTPEEQSLRIAEWIHAGTDADSADVEFPGPHWLRQPPSYSDREWILAIADQYRTLENRVSIAAS
- a CDS encoding zinc-binding metallopeptidase family protein, which translates into the protein MSMTFSARLNRLFDTVYPPGRGPHTSAEVIAALKSEGITMSAPYLSQLRSGNRTNPSVATMAALANFFRIKPAYFTDDEYYEKLDKELTWLASMRDEGIRRIAARTVGLSPEAQQDIVQKVDELRRQEHLDD
- a CDS encoding peptidase, whose protein sequence is MDNGSHGAIEVAPFHSGGSLKGFVVSGRWPDSTKEWAQLLMVAVRVASLPGLLSTSTIFGVREELPDEPAPGTVGLVIAEGTVVGESAIPPGYFARRQPPALLMLHPPSETMPSLPECAGAASGCVLLPGLPHLGLDHRAAWVEAESDGTITSMVSRVGVDPITHPDTAVLAMLLAA
- the sodN gene encoding superoxide dismutase, Ni, with the protein product MFSRLFANATPAHAHCDLYCGVYDPAQAKIEALSCLKSIQKYHDSDDELFKTRAIFIKEERAELVKHHLTVLWADFFTKEHFEQFPNLHQLFWDGVHGAGDVKKTLDAAAAEKLLKTIDEISDIFWQTEKAKGMGVYPPA